A section of the Synergistales bacterium genome encodes:
- a CDS encoding peptidoglycan DD-metalloendopeptidase family protein, protein MKPFPNREPVLPVPLMLLFCVALAFLTIAAGTAWADPSVQDLRDMITRNEKRLSDIERKVEYHKARLQESTQKEQNVLQELKRLTDEIALAEQRLSLLELKQEKTRKRLAELQKEIADTEERIASIRTLLGERIIALYKHGDDMGELSLLLASQNAQDALKTTYYLNRMVRQDEELFNESIEHKHRLDAARSELVKQQKLLARQRAAEEKKKEEFVAIRNKRNTFLEQLRSRREEHKSTVQELRRLEEQVERQIHQLLVRKRQALERKRREEAKKAMERGERPRPVLKKPSGPLAWPVRGEVTSPFGMRQHPVFGTRMRHTGVDIDADQGDPVRAAATGEVLYAGWLRGYGQIVILEHGGKLSTVYAHLSSIRVREGQRVSQGTVLGQVGSTGVSTGPHLHFEVRKDGDATDPMRYLGR, encoded by the coding sequence ATGAAACCCTTCCCAAACCGAGAACCAGTTCTTCCCGTTCCCCTGATGCTTCTCTTCTGCGTGGCGCTCGCATTCCTGACCATTGCTGCGGGGACCGCCTGGGCGGACCCCTCGGTCCAGGATCTGCGGGACATGATCACACGCAACGAAAAGCGGCTCTCCGACATCGAACGCAAGGTGGAATACCACAAGGCCAGGCTTCAGGAGAGCACGCAGAAAGAGCAGAATGTGCTGCAGGAGCTCAAACGTCTGACCGACGAGATCGCTCTGGCCGAACAGCGGCTCTCCCTGCTGGAGCTCAAACAGGAGAAAACCCGCAAACGTCTGGCGGAGCTGCAGAAGGAGATCGCCGATACCGAGGAGCGGATCGCCTCAATCCGGACGTTGCTCGGCGAACGGATCATCGCCCTCTACAAACACGGTGACGACATGGGCGAGTTGAGCCTCCTCCTGGCCTCCCAGAACGCGCAGGATGCATTGAAGACCACCTACTATCTCAACAGAATGGTGCGGCAGGACGAAGAGCTCTTCAACGAGAGCATCGAGCACAAGCACAGGCTCGATGCCGCCCGCTCGGAGCTGGTGAAGCAGCAGAAGCTCCTTGCACGACAGCGGGCCGCGGAGGAAAAGAAGAAAGAGGAGTTTGTGGCGATCCGGAACAAGCGGAACACCTTTCTGGAACAGCTGCGTTCGAGACGGGAGGAACACAAGAGCACTGTCCAGGAGCTGCGGCGGCTGGAAGAACAGGTGGAGCGGCAGATCCACCAGCTCCTTGTGCGGAAGCGGCAGGCCCTGGAACGCAAGCGACGTGAGGAGGCAAAGAAGGCCATGGAGCGGGGCGAACGCCCGCGCCCGGTCCTGAAAAAACCCTCCGGTCCGCTGGCGTGGCCCGTCCGCGGTGAGGTGACCAGCCCCTTCGGGATGCGTCAGCACCCCGTATTCGGTACGCGGATGCGGCATACCGGTGTCGACATCGACGCAGACCAGGGTGATCCCGTCCGGGCCGCCGCAACGGGCGAGGTGCTCTACGCCGGCTGGCTCCGCGGATACGGTCAGATCGTCATCCTTGAGCATGGGGGCAAGCTCTCCACCGTGTACGCCCATCTCTCCTCGATCCGTGTCCGGGAAGGGCAGCGGGTGAGCCAGGGGACGGTGTTGGGGCAAGTGGGAAGCACCGGTGTCTCCACAGGGCCTCACCTGCATTTCGAGGTGCGCAAGGACGGTGACGCCACCGACCCCATGCGGTACCTGGGGAGATGA
- a CDS encoding ABC transporter permease — translation MGTFRYILRDTFRLLWRHWGLSILTFITAVAVFFLVGSSALFMLNTRYLVSQVEQELQITAFLDKGMDDQLSRVARQVSGFSGVVSVRTVVPEQAMMELQKRLDENAEALTILEENPLPPSVEVKVERAAMVEGIARRLLAVPEVVDVVYSGSLADKLSRLSEFATRLSASILIIAIAASALVLFNTIRIAIYSRREEISVMLLVGATTTFVALPYVLQGMLLGTLGALGATVMLGSAYHTVVRGIQQTLPFVQLIGDPVLLFRLGIVLLGGGTTVGWVSSWLAVEKFIRKALKPI, via the coding sequence ATGGGGACCTTTAGATATATCCTCAGAGACACCTTTCGATTGCTCTGGCGACACTGGGGACTGAGCATTCTTACGTTTATCACCGCGGTGGCTGTCTTCTTTTTAGTGGGAAGCAGCGCACTCTTCATGCTGAATACCCGCTACCTGGTCAGTCAGGTGGAGCAGGAGCTGCAGATCACCGCCTTCCTCGACAAGGGGATGGACGATCAACTCTCCAGGGTGGCCAGACAGGTATCCGGTTTTTCCGGCGTGGTGTCGGTCCGCACCGTGGTGCCCGAACAAGCCATGATGGAACTGCAAAAACGCCTGGACGAAAACGCCGAAGCGCTGACGATCCTCGAGGAGAATCCCCTGCCGCCGAGTGTGGAAGTGAAGGTGGAACGAGCGGCCATGGTGGAGGGGATCGCCAGGCGGCTTCTGGCTGTCCCCGAGGTGGTGGATGTGGTGTATTCCGGTTCCCTGGCCGACAAGCTGTCCCGGCTGTCGGAATTTGCAACGCGATTGTCGGCGAGTATACTCATCATCGCTATTGCAGCCAGTGCACTGGTGTTGTTCAATACCATACGGATCGCCATCTACTCCCGGCGCGAGGAGATCAGTGTCATGCTGCTCGTCGGGGCGACCACCACCTTTGTGGCTCTCCCCTACGTGCTGCAGGGGATGCTCCTCGGCACCCTGGGGGCCCTGGGCGCCACGGTGATGCTCGGGAGCGCCTACCATACGGTGGTGCGGGGCATCCAGCAGACCCTTCCCTTTGTGCAGCTCATAGGTGATCCCGTATTGCTTTTCCGTCTCGGTATCGTGTTGCTCGGAGGCGGCACGACAGTGGGATGGGTGAGCAGCTGGCTGGCGGTGGAGAAGTTCATCCGCAAGGCCCTGAAACCGATATAA
- a CDS encoding ATP-binding cassette domain-containing protein produces the protein MDIRFAGVSKFFDPDICALEDVYLTVSSGEFVYLIGSTGSGKTTLLRLITREAVSSTGVLSVGNFNLRKMGALDLALYRRDLGVVFQDYKLLPYLTVIENVSFALDVIGVPPAEVKERAGEVLDRVGVWRRRFLRPPQLSGGEQQRVAIARAVVNSPAILLADEPTGNLDEHTAEDIMQLLLSINASGTTVIMATHNHNIVNSYRQRVVELSKGRVIRDEKRGRYEADGDL, from the coding sequence ATGGACATCCGTTTTGCTGGAGTGAGCAAGTTCTTCGATCCCGATATCTGCGCACTTGAGGATGTCTATCTTACCGTTTCCAGCGGTGAGTTTGTCTACCTCATCGGCTCCACCGGTTCCGGGAAGACCACCCTCCTGCGGCTCATCACCAGGGAGGCCGTGAGCAGCACTGGGGTGCTCTCGGTGGGCAACTTCAACCTCCGGAAGATGGGCGCCCTCGATCTGGCTCTCTACCGCCGGGATCTGGGCGTGGTCTTCCAGGACTACAAACTGCTGCCCTATCTCACTGTGATCGAGAATGTCTCCTTTGCGCTGGATGTCATCGGCGTGCCCCCGGCGGAGGTCAAGGAGCGAGCCGGTGAGGTGCTGGACCGCGTCGGTGTCTGGCGGCGCCGGTTTCTGAGACCGCCACAGCTCTCCGGGGGAGAGCAGCAGCGGGTCGCGATCGCCAGGGCGGTGGTCAACTCGCCGGCCATTCTCCTGGCTGACGAGCCTACCGGCAATCTCGACGAACACACCGCCGAGGATATCATGCAGCTGCTGCTGTCCATCAACGCCTCCGGCACCACTGTTATCATGGCGACACACAATCACAATATCGTGAATTCATACAGACAGAGGGTCGTGGAGCTCAGCAAGGGGCGTGTGATCCGGGACGAGAAGCGGGGAAGGTATGAGGCTGATGGGGACCTTTAG
- a CDS encoding transketolase has protein sequence MSRRDQAISVIDECDEMLTHLAEEEPDIYVVDGGHIYEESFALFADRFPERYINVGYSEQNLALVAAGLAGEGKLTVVGPSTPFFLTRAYDQIRGSIALPAHPMIVLGVTPGFSNGAVGGTIQVVEDIALVRALPGVSVLVPSDRSELSGLLERLVAEPCCSYVRLSAFRDLPDAVGAGNASLAVGPGGARSLRTGDNVTLCACGIMVSVALEAAETLSRQGIEADVLDCYSVKPLPRQDIIGSVRRTGCCVVAEEHSVVGGLGSAVSELVCSEYPVPVRSVAIGDTFGQSGAVEELREYYALTAQEIVGAVGQVWAMRRRT, from the coding sequence GTGAGCAGACGGGACCAGGCGATATCGGTGATCGACGAATGCGACGAGATGCTGACCCATCTTGCAGAGGAAGAGCCCGACATCTATGTGGTTGACGGGGGACATATCTACGAAGAGTCCTTTGCGCTCTTTGCCGACCGTTTCCCGGAACGGTACATCAATGTAGGGTACTCCGAACAGAATCTGGCGCTGGTCGCCGCCGGTCTGGCCGGCGAAGGCAAGCTGACGGTGGTCGGTCCCTCGACGCCCTTCTTTCTGACCCGGGCCTACGACCAGATCCGCGGTTCCATCGCCTTGCCCGCCCATCCCATGATCGTGCTTGGCGTCACACCCGGTTTTTCCAACGGGGCCGTCGGCGGGACGATCCAGGTGGTGGAGGACATCGCCCTTGTCCGGGCCCTGCCGGGGGTCTCCGTGCTGGTCCCTTCCGACAGAAGCGAGCTCTCCGGATTGCTGGAGCGGCTGGTGGCCGAACCCTGCTGTTCCTATGTGCGGCTCAGTGCCTTCCGTGATCTCCCCGATGCCGTGGGGGCCGGGAACGCTTCCCTTGCCGTCGGCCCCGGCGGTGCCAGATCGCTCCGGACGGGCGACAATGTCACCCTCTGCGCCTGTGGTATTATGGTCTCCGTGGCTCTGGAGGCGGCCGAAACGCTCTCCCGGCAGGGGATAGAAGCCGATGTGCTGGACTGTTACTCCGTAAAGCCCCTGCCCCGGCAGGATATCATCGGCTCCGTACGGCGGACCGGCTGCTGTGTCGTCGCCGAGGAGCACAGTGTCGTCGGCGGCCTGGGCAGCGCCGTCTCCGAGCTTGTCTGCAGCGAGTATCCGGTGCCGGTCCGATCCGTGGCGATAGGGGACACCTTCGGCCAGAGCGGGGCCGTGGAGGAGCTGCGGGAGTATTACGCGCTGACGGCGCAGGAGATCGTCGGAGCGGTCGGGCAGGTGTGGGCCATGCGGAGGCGTACGTGA
- a CDS encoding transketolase, whose amino-acid sequence MEAERSRELSNIAAEVRKDVVRMISLAGTGDLSRSLALVDILVFLYWERLRVAPETPLEGGRDRFVLSDVLACPSLYAVLAGRGFFPRSELWSYARLGAMLQGVPTMRRTPGIDATPGFHGQGPGIAAGIALSLADVDPSPSVACLLDIRETQEGVFWESLRFSFQRRLGNLVLLVTLPQVEGAENARDSAGSILKEHCRILGCPTADMDGHDFSDMERVYTEKEGASAGGGMPLVLFADVRLGCGLGDRDAGRMLTLNGRPDVDWALREIESRRQREGGDGA is encoded by the coding sequence ATGGAGGCTGAACGCAGCAGAGAGTTGAGCAACATTGCGGCGGAGGTCCGTAAGGATGTTGTAAGGATGATCTCCCTCGCGGGGACGGGGGATCTCTCCAGATCGCTGGCCCTGGTGGACATCCTGGTGTTTCTCTACTGGGAGAGGCTGCGGGTTGCCCCCGAGACGCCGCTTGAGGGGGGGCGGGACCGTTTTGTGTTGAGCGATGTGCTTGCCTGTCCTTCGCTGTACGCTGTCCTGGCGGGGCGGGGCTTCTTCCCGAGGTCGGAGCTCTGGAGCTATGCGCGACTGGGAGCCATGCTCCAGGGTGTGCCCACCATGCGGCGGACGCCGGGCATCGATGCGACCCCGGGCTTCCACGGCCAGGGGCCGGGAATCGCCGCGGGCATCGCGTTGTCTCTGGCTGATGTGGACCCTTCGCCTTCCGTGGCCTGTCTTCTCGATATCCGGGAGACCCAGGAGGGGGTGTTCTGGGAAAGCCTCCGCTTCTCTTTCCAGCGGCGCCTCGGCAATCTTGTGCTTCTGGTGACCCTCCCACAGGTGGAAGGAGCCGAAAACGCCCGGGATTCCGCCGGCTCCATCCTGAAGGAGCACTGCCGGATTCTTGGCTGTCCCACGGCGGATATGGACGGCCACGACTTCTCCGACATGGAGCGTGTCTATACGGAAAAAGAGGGCGCGTCCGCCGGAGGCGGGATGCCCCTGGTTTTGTTTGCAGACGTCAGGCTCGGTTGCGGCCTCGGTGACCGGGATGCCGGGCGGATGCTGACACTGAACGGCAGGCCTGATGTGGACTGGGCGCTTCGGGAGATCGAATCCCGCAGGCAGAGAGAGGGCGGTGACGGAGCGTGA